In Brevibacillus brevis NBRC 100599, a single genomic region encodes these proteins:
- the prmA gene encoding 50S ribosomal protein L11 methyltransferase, translating to MKWSEISIHTTAEATEAVSSLLYELGANGVVIEDPEVLYREWDTPFGEIYQLSPDDFPAEGVFVKAYLPVDSSELLDVVEELKEQLAQLIEYGLDIGKASIAVNDVHEDEWAHAWKKYYKPVHVSDRMTIKPVWEEYVPKHPDEIIIEMDPGMAFGTGTHPTTILCLRALEKYMAKGDQVYDVGTGTAILSIAAIKLGAKDVLAMDLDEVAVRSAQANTELNGVHEHINVRQNNLLDGIEEQVEVVVANILAEVIVRFTDDVFRVLKPGGTFISSGIIAAREADVKAALVASGLEIVETIFIDDWVAIVAKKR from the coding sequence GTGAAATGGTCAGAAATCAGTATCCATACTACAGCGGAGGCTACGGAGGCGGTGTCAAGCCTCTTGTATGAATTGGGTGCCAATGGTGTCGTAATTGAAGACCCGGAGGTGCTCTATCGTGAGTGGGATACCCCCTTTGGCGAAATCTACCAGCTTTCTCCTGATGATTTTCCGGCCGAGGGCGTATTCGTTAAAGCATACCTGCCGGTTGACAGCAGCGAGCTGCTAGATGTTGTAGAAGAATTGAAAGAGCAGCTGGCGCAGTTGATCGAGTACGGTTTGGATATCGGCAAGGCATCGATTGCTGTAAACGATGTCCATGAAGATGAATGGGCCCACGCCTGGAAAAAATACTACAAACCGGTTCATGTATCCGATCGCATGACCATCAAGCCAGTATGGGAAGAGTACGTGCCGAAGCATCCAGATGAGATCATTATCGAAATGGACCCAGGTATGGCATTTGGAACAGGTACACATCCGACGACCATTCTTTGTCTGCGTGCACTCGAGAAGTATATGGCAAAAGGCGATCAGGTGTATGATGTTGGGACAGGCACAGCCATTTTGAGTATTGCTGCCATCAAGCTCGGAGCAAAAGATGTGCTGGCGATGGACTTAGATGAAGTAGCCGTTCGCTCTGCACAGGCCAATACCGAACTGAATGGTGTGCATGAGCATATCAACGTGAGACAAAACAACTTGCTCGACGGCATCGAGGAGCAGGTGGAAGTGGTCGTGGCTAACATTTTGGCTGAGGTCATCGTGCGTTTCACCGACGATGTATTCCGCGTGTTGAAGCCAGGTGGGACCTTTATCTCGTCAGGTATTATTGCTGCACGTGAAGCGGATGTGAAAGCGGCGTTGGTGGCTTCAGGTCTTGAGATCGTGGAAACCATTTTCATCGATGACTGGGTAGCAATTGTAGCAAAAAAACGATAG
- a CDS encoding 16S rRNA (uracil(1498)-N(3))-methyltransferase: MQRYFVEPHSFTENELTIVGDDVHHIVNVMRAREGEEIIVSDGAGRSARAKLVYLSAKEVRAEVMEMLQEERELPIRVTIGQGLPKGEKLEWILQKGTELGAYSFFPFSSERTIVKLDAKKEAKKLERWRKIVKEAAEQSHRAVLPELLSPVSFREILEAGQSYTHCAIAYEKEGSTTIHQVLEEMTASDSLLVLVGPEGGFSPEEVAQAESKGFLTVSLGPRILRTETASQYVLACASYQFERKASSLRKG; the protein is encoded by the coding sequence ATGCAACGATATTTTGTCGAGCCACATTCCTTTACTGAGAATGAGCTAACGATTGTCGGAGACGACGTACACCATATCGTAAATGTAATGCGTGCTCGGGAAGGCGAAGAAATCATCGTTTCTGATGGAGCGGGCAGGTCAGCACGGGCCAAGCTTGTCTATCTTTCTGCCAAGGAAGTACGGGCAGAAGTAATGGAAATGCTTCAAGAAGAGCGAGAACTGCCGATCCGGGTCACAATTGGTCAGGGGCTTCCAAAAGGCGAGAAGCTGGAGTGGATTTTGCAAAAGGGGACGGAACTTGGGGCGTACTCCTTTTTCCCGTTTTCTTCTGAGCGAACCATTGTAAAGCTGGACGCCAAAAAAGAAGCGAAAAAACTGGAGCGTTGGCGCAAAATCGTTAAAGAGGCTGCTGAACAGTCTCATCGTGCTGTTTTGCCAGAGCTTTTATCTCCTGTTTCGTTTCGTGAGATACTTGAAGCTGGCCAGTCGTATACGCATTGCGCAATTGCTTATGAAAAAGAGGGCAGTACCACGATTCATCAAGTGTTAGAAGAGATGACTGCGAGTGATTCACTTCTCGTCCTCGTTGGACCGGAGGGAGGCTTCTCTCCTGAGGAAGTGGCCCAAGCAGAGAGCAAAGGGTTCCTGACGGTTTCCCTCGGCCCGCGTATTTTGCGCACGGAAACAGCAAGCCAGTACGTTTTGGCCTGCGCTTCCTATCAGTTTGAACGAAAGGCTTCATCACTTCGCAAAGGATGA